Proteins from one Planctomycetota bacterium genomic window:
- a CDS encoding substrate-binding domain-containing protein — translation MIPRRLVVGLALSAVLVAGCSRANKPAEVRPGTAQPGAPGPSAGAKRLVFITNGDDPFWDALLSGLKEGEKRFGCAAAGLTVSRDVNNASAEGQIERLRQYATQDDIAGIAISVIQADNQSIVEEMRKLQAKGVKVITVDGDVNRDTFRDARPYYIGTDNIVGGRVLGTATKALLEAKGAKDGGYVQFAGFTDNDNARSRMNGVKEAIGPAFAERDRMADEMDLPRARDNVRNATQNHKDLVALVGIWAYNAPAIADVVSESGSRDRYVVGTFDAQDLAIGHMGKGNIDVMVVQNPFEMGVQTVRLLKAMVESDKAVLGEMFPRAGSPDGDIFTTGLRVVVPDAASPVKPGLFDPKVVEFMTLPEFQAWLKQYNLTSS, via the coding sequence ATGATCCCTCGTCGTCTCGTCGTCGGCCTCGCCCTCTCGGCCGTGCTCGTCGCGGGCTGCAGCCGGGCGAACAAGCCCGCCGAGGTGCGCCCTGGCACCGCGCAGCCCGGCGCTCCCGGCCCGTCGGCCGGTGCCAAGCGGCTGGTGTTCATCACCAACGGCGACGATCCGTTCTGGGACGCGCTCCTCAGCGGGCTGAAGGAAGGTGAGAAACGGTTCGGCTGCGCCGCTGCCGGATTGACGGTGTCGCGCGACGTCAACAACGCGTCGGCCGAGGGGCAGATCGAGCGTCTCAGGCAGTACGCCACCCAGGACGACATCGCCGGGATCGCGATCAGCGTCATCCAGGCCGACAACCAGTCGATCGTCGAGGAGATGCGCAAGCTCCAAGCCAAGGGAGTCAAGGTCATCACCGTCGACGGCGACGTCAACCGCGACACGTTCCGTGACGCGCGCCCCTACTACATCGGCACCGACAACATCGTCGGCGGCCGTGTGCTGGGGACCGCGACGAAGGCACTCCTCGAGGCCAAGGGTGCGAAGGACGGGGGCTACGTCCAGTTCGCCGGCTTCACCGACAACGACAATGCCCGCAGCCGGATGAACGGCGTCAAGGAGGCGATCGGCCCGGCGTTCGCGGAGCGCGACCGGATGGCTGACGAGATGGATCTACCCCGGGCCCGCGACAACGTCCGCAACGCCACCCAGAACCACAAGGACCTCGTCGCCCTGGTGGGGATCTGGGCCTACAACGCCCCGGCGATCGCCGACGTGGTCTCAGAGAGCGGATCGCGCGACCGCTACGTGGTCGGCACGTTCGACGCCCAGGATCTGGCGATCGGCCACATGGGGAAGGGGAACATCGACGTGATGGTGGTCCAAAACCCGTTCGAGATGGGGGTCCAGACGGTTCGCCTCCTCAAGGCGATGGTCGAGAGCGACAAGGCGGTGCTCGGGGAGATGTTCCCACGGGCCGGCAGCCCCGACGGCGACATCTTCACGACCGGTCTGCGGGTCGTCGTCCCCGACGCGGCCTCCCCGGTGAAGCCCGGCCTGTTCGACCCGAAGGTCGTCGAGTTCATGACGCTGCCGGAGTTCCAGGCCTGGCTGAAGCAGTACAACCTGACCAGTTCCTGA
- a CDS encoding AMP-binding protein, with the protein MAAPRAAATPLLQQALLRACRSAAGRMKMADSLGTRLTGRELLTRILCARAVLERTLAPDERRVGLLLPQTAGAAVVNAALALSGRVAVNLNYTTSQAILDLCSERAGLRHVISSPAFLERVKLSLGDRFLDAGSLRGKLTLADKVGAWWNATVTPLPALERKLGLDRIGPDDVLTIIFTSGSTGDPKGVVLSQENVASNVRAVDAILHLSGADTAMGVLPFFHSYGYMSTLWLPLTLDPAVVYHPNPLDAQAVGKMVRQYHATVLMATPTFLRTYIRRTPAEDFSTLEVVFASAEKLPREVTDAFERKFGARPVEAYGATELSPLVAVNVPAARQLPGTPAACREGTVGRPIEHCRARITDREGVAELPLGAEGMLWITGPNVMQGYLDRPDLTAKVIRDGWYCTGDIARLDADGFITITGRESRFSKIGGEMVPHLPIEAAVNEELGAGDGDLLAVVTAVPDVAKGERLVVLHLPTTRDPHDVCRGLQARGLHNLWIPSPDSFAAIDAIPVLGSGKLDLQRLAALALERFPGKRPS; encoded by the coding sequence ATGGCCGCTCCCCGCGCCGCCGCCACTCCGCTCCTCCAGCAGGCGCTGCTCCGCGCCTGCCGGTCGGCGGCAGGGCGGATGAAGATGGCCGACTCGCTCGGGACCCGTCTCACGGGACGGGAGTTACTCACCCGGATTCTCTGCGCCCGGGCGGTGCTCGAGCGCACGCTCGCGCCCGACGAGCGCCGCGTCGGCCTCCTCCTCCCGCAGACTGCCGGGGCGGCGGTCGTCAATGCCGCCCTGGCCCTGTCGGGCCGCGTGGCGGTGAACCTCAACTACACCACCAGCCAGGCGATCCTCGACCTGTGCAGCGAGCGCGCGGGGCTCCGCCACGTGATCTCGTCGCCGGCGTTCCTCGAGCGTGTCAAACTGTCGCTCGGCGACAGGTTCCTCGACGCCGGATCACTGCGCGGCAAGCTGACGCTCGCCGACAAGGTCGGAGCCTGGTGGAACGCCACCGTGACCCCGCTCCCGGCCCTCGAGCGGAAGCTGGGCCTCGACCGGATCGGCCCCGATGACGTGCTCACGATCATCTTCACGTCGGGTTCGACGGGGGACCCCAAGGGGGTCGTGCTGTCGCAGGAGAACGTCGCCAGCAACGTCCGCGCCGTCGACGCGATCCTCCATCTGTCGGGGGCCGACACGGCGATGGGCGTGCTGCCGTTCTTCCATTCCTACGGCTACATGTCGACGCTGTGGCTGCCGCTGACGCTCGACCCGGCGGTGGTCTACCATCCCAATCCGCTCGACGCGCAGGCGGTCGGCAAGATGGTCCGCCAGTACCACGCCACCGTGCTGATGGCGACGCCGACGTTCCTGCGGACCTACATCCGGCGGACGCCGGCGGAGGATTTCTCGACGCTCGAGGTGGTGTTCGCCTCGGCCGAGAAGCTGCCGCGCGAGGTCACCGACGCGTTCGAGCGGAAGTTCGGCGCCCGCCCCGTCGAGGCGTACGGGGCCACGGAGCTCTCGCCGTTGGTCGCCGTCAACGTGCCGGCGGCGCGGCAGCTGCCCGGGACGCCGGCCGCCTGCCGGGAGGGGACGGTCGGCCGGCCGATCGAGCACTGCAGGGCGCGGATCACCGACCGCGAGGGCGTGGCCGAACTGCCGCTGGGCGCGGAGGGGATGCTGTGGATCACCGGACCGAACGTGATGCAGGGCTACCTCGATCGCCCTGATCTGACGGCCAAGGTGATCCGTGACGGCTGGTACTGCACGGGCGACATCGCCCGGCTCGATGCCGACGGGTTCATCACGATCACCGGCCGCGAGAGCCGGTTCTCGAAGATCGGCGGTGAGATGGTGCCCCACCTGCCGATCGAGGCGGCCGTCAACGAGGAGCTCGGAGCCGGCGACGGCGACCTCCTCGCCGTGGTCACCGCCGTACCCGACGTCGCCAAGGGGGAGCGGTTGGTCGTCCTCCACCTTCCCACGACGCGCGATCCGCACGACGTCTGCCGAGGGCTCCAAGCGCGCGGCCTCCACAACCTCTGGATCCCCTCCCCCGACAGCTTCGCCGCGATCGACGCGATCCCGGTCCTCGGATCGGGCAAGCTCGACCTTCAGCGGCTCGCGGCGCTGGCGCTGGAGCGTTTTCCCGGGAAGAGGCCGTCGTGA
- a CDS encoding sugar ABC transporter ATP-binding protein: MTPIVAFEAVTKRFPGVVALADVSFDLAPGECHAICGENGAGKSTLMKILSGVITDYEGEIRVRGTPVRFTGTRDAERAGIAIIHQELNLVEQLSAAANIFLGRERRTPLGLLDDAAMIREAGELLAGLECPIDPRVAAGTLRVGDQQLVEIAKALSLRTDILIMDEPTSALTEAEVARLERVIARLRAQGTSILSISHKMDEVFRLADRITVLRDGRHVRSVDRAATTPREVTGWMVGREIADHDFHGSRQRGARLLEIRDLTVPWPEHPRGYRLRDVSLDLHAGEILGVAGLMGAGRTELLETIFGVLPPSWTGSIRLEGRPVRFSHPREACAARIAMVTEDRKRLGLFPDLDVAANISLCSLAATLRGGLVNRSREEDLVAGPIRSTGVKTPGPHAAITGLSGGNQQKCIISRWLLTQPRVLLLDDPTRGIDVGAKADLYHLIDRLCREGLGVILTSSELPELLTLADRIIVLAEGRLTAELSRAEATEQRIMEAATAC; this comes from the coding sequence ATGACGCCGATCGTCGCCTTCGAGGCCGTCACCAAGCGCTTTCCGGGGGTCGTCGCCCTCGCCGACGTCAGCTTCGACCTCGCGCCCGGCGAATGCCACGCGATCTGCGGTGAGAACGGTGCCGGCAAGAGCACCCTGATGAAGATCCTCTCCGGGGTGATCACCGACTACGAGGGGGAGATCAGGGTCCGCGGCACACCGGTGCGCTTCACCGGGACGCGCGACGCCGAGCGCGCCGGGATCGCGATCATCCACCAGGAGCTGAACCTCGTCGAGCAGCTCTCCGCCGCCGCCAACATCTTCCTCGGCCGTGAGCGGCGCACGCCCCTCGGGTTGCTCGACGACGCCGCGATGATCCGCGAGGCGGGCGAGCTGCTGGCCGGGCTCGAGTGCCCGATCGACCCACGGGTCGCGGCCGGCACGCTCCGCGTCGGCGACCAGCAGCTCGTCGAGATCGCCAAGGCGCTGTCCCTGCGGACCGATATCCTCATCATGGACGAGCCGACCAGCGCCCTCACCGAGGCCGAGGTGGCGCGGCTCGAGCGGGTCATCGCCCGTCTTCGCGCCCAGGGGACGTCGATCCTCTCCATCTCCCACAAAATGGACGAGGTGTTCCGGCTCGCCGACCGGATCACCGTCCTCCGCGACGGCCGCCACGTCCGTTCTGTCGACCGGGCCGCCACCACCCCGCGCGAGGTGACCGGGTGGATGGTGGGGCGCGAGATCGCCGACCACGATTTCCACGGTTCGCGGCAGCGCGGCGCACGGCTCCTCGAGATCCGCGATCTCACCGTGCCCTGGCCCGAGCACCCGCGTGGCTACCGGCTGCGCGACGTGTCGCTCGACCTCCACGCCGGCGAGATCCTCGGCGTGGCCGGGTTGATGGGGGCGGGGCGCACCGAACTGTTGGAGACGATCTTCGGCGTCCTCCCGCCGAGCTGGACCGGCTCGATCCGGCTCGAGGGACGGCCCGTCCGCTTCTCCCACCCGCGCGAGGCGTGTGCCGCCCGGATCGCGATGGTCACCGAGGACCGCAAGCGTCTCGGCCTGTTTCCCGACCTCGACGTCGCCGCCAACATCAGCCTCTGCAGCCTCGCCGCGACCCTCCGCGGCGGGCTCGTGAACCGGTCCCGCGAGGAAGATCTCGTCGCCGGCCCGATCCGTTCGACCGGCGTGAAGACCCCCGGTCCGCACGCGGCGATCACGGGGCTGTCGGGGGGCAACCAGCAGAAATGCATCATCTCGCGTTGGCTCCTCACCCAGCCGCGCGTCCTCCTCCTCGACGACCCGACCCGCGGCATCGACGTCGGGGCGAAGGCGGATCTCTACCACCTCATCGATCGCCTGTGCCGCGAGGGTCTGGGCGTGATCCTCACCTCGAGCGAGCTGCCCGAGCTCCTGACCCTCGCCGACCGGATCATCGTCCTCGCCGAGGGGAGGCTGACGGCGGAGTTGTCTCGCGCCGAGGCCACCGAACAGCGCATCATGGAAGCGGCGACGGCGTGCTGA
- a CDS encoding DUF1207 domain-containing protein: MPVEPLLHPPPAVDDAIRVAAAPRHAAVARMVRTLGCLAWFGICLLASPTPAPGEPLPGPALSVPEPRAQSAVVPLPADPGSGPVVLDLPYEGFGADDFDGAVAPGGSPSCGPDCIVPGSGFPDCFDDLWAARPWCWQLMPNNLIYTSYLAGPKEPRIGSSVYDDTEPALVGGGREGWLWDTTLGGRASILRYGSDTVVHPQGFEVQIEGAAFVRLDPEDERDLRSADYRFGVPLVYGVGRWQTKFAYYHNSAHLGDEFMLKHPTYPRINYVRDCLVWGNSWYPLDWLRLYGEVGWAFYNAGGSEPWELQGGCELIQARPTGGRGSPFLAVNGMSRQELDWGGNVCVQAGWAWRGRRSEKLYRVGFEYLYGSDPQYEFVYNNQNRCGFGMWYDF, encoded by the coding sequence ATGCCAGTCGAACCGCTCCTGCACCCGCCTCCGGCCGTCGACGACGCCATCCGCGTCGCGGCGGCGCCACGCCATGCAGCCGTCGCTCGGATGGTGCGAACGCTCGGCTGCCTGGCGTGGTTCGGGATCTGCCTGCTCGCGTCGCCCACGCCGGCGCCGGGCGAGCCCCTCCCTGGACCGGCACTCTCGGTGCCGGAGCCGCGTGCCCAGTCGGCCGTCGTGCCATTGCCGGCGGATCCGGGATCGGGCCCGGTCGTCCTCGACCTCCCCTACGAGGGTTTTGGCGCCGACGATTTCGATGGTGCAGTGGCCCCCGGCGGATCACCGTCCTGCGGTCCCGACTGCATCGTCCCAGGGAGCGGTTTTCCCGACTGCTTTGACGACCTCTGGGCGGCCCGCCCGTGGTGCTGGCAGTTGATGCCCAACAATCTGATTTACACCAGTTACCTCGCCGGACCGAAGGAACCGCGGATCGGCTCCTCGGTCTACGACGACACCGAGCCGGCGCTCGTCGGCGGTGGTCGCGAAGGATGGCTGTGGGACACGACCCTCGGTGGCCGCGCGTCGATCCTCCGCTACGGCTCCGACACGGTCGTCCACCCGCAGGGCTTCGAGGTCCAGATCGAGGGAGCGGCGTTCGTGCGCCTCGATCCCGAGGACGAGCGCGACCTGCGCAGCGCCGACTACCGGTTCGGCGTGCCGCTGGTCTACGGCGTCGGGCGCTGGCAGACGAAGTTCGCCTATTACCACAACAGCGCGCACCTCGGCGACGAGTTCATGCTCAAGCACCCGACCTACCCGCGGATCAACTACGTCCGCGACTGCCTGGTGTGGGGCAATTCCTGGTACCCGCTCGACTGGCTGCGGCTCTACGGTGAGGTCGGCTGGGCGTTTTACAACGCCGGGGGATCGGAGCCCTGGGAGCTGCAGGGGGGCTGCGAGCTGATCCAGGCCCGGCCCACCGGCGGCCGCGGATCGCCGTTCCTCGCGGTCAACGGCATGTCGCGCCAGGAGCTCGACTGGGGAGGCAACGTCTGCGTGCAGGCCGGCTGGGCGTGGCGCGGGCGGCGCAGCGAGAAGCTGTACCGCGTCGGGTTCGAGTATCTGTACGGGTCCGACCCGCAATACGAGTTCGTGTACAACAACCAGAACCGCTGCGGGTTCGGGATGTGGTACGACTTCTGA
- a CDS encoding thiazole biosynthesis adenylyltransferase ThiF, translating into MDPAADRHSRQVRFTPLGPEGQTRLAQARVAVVGCGALGSAAAMALARAGVGHLRLVDRDVPELSNLPRQVLFDEADVAAGLPKVVAAANRLRTIDGTLSIEPVVADLAADNAARVLGGVDLIVDGTDNFATRFLVNEFACRERLPWIYGGAIGAEGRVLAVAPGRTACLRCLVPEPPDPGALPTCDTAGIIGPAALVVGAVQAAEAIKLLTGVAPSGRMLVFDLWEGAWRTVDLSGLAERGCPTCRGTDHPWLDGRLGGGTAVLCGRDAVQVAPAAGARVDLEAFARRAEALGRVTANPWIVRVVVEPGIELAVFADGRAIVSGTRDETRARSIVARSLGV; encoded by the coding sequence ATGGACCCTGCAGCCGACCGCCATTCCCGACAGGTCCGCTTCACGCCGCTGGGGCCGGAGGGGCAGACGCGCCTGGCGCAGGCGCGGGTCGCCGTCGTCGGCTGCGGCGCGCTGGGCAGCGCCGCGGCGATGGCGTTGGCCCGGGCCGGCGTCGGGCACCTGCGCCTCGTCGATCGCGACGTCCCGGAGCTTTCGAACCTGCCGCGGCAGGTACTGTTCGACGAGGCCGACGTCGCTGCCGGGTTGCCGAAAGTCGTGGCGGCTGCCAACCGCCTCCGCACGATCGACGGGACGCTGTCCATCGAGCCGGTCGTCGCCGACCTGGCGGCCGACAATGCCGCGCGCGTGCTCGGTGGTGTCGATCTGATCGTGGACGGCACCGACAACTTCGCGACCCGGTTCCTCGTCAACGAGTTCGCCTGCCGGGAGCGGCTCCCCTGGATCTACGGTGGTGCGATCGGCGCCGAAGGCCGGGTGCTGGCGGTCGCGCCCGGACGGACGGCCTGCCTGCGCTGCCTCGTGCCCGAGCCCCCCGACCCGGGCGCGCTGCCGACGTGCGACACGGCGGGGATCATCGGGCCGGCGGCGCTGGTCGTGGGGGCGGTCCAGGCCGCCGAGGCGATCAAGCTCCTCACCGGCGTCGCTCCCTCCGGACGGATGCTCGTGTTCGACCTCTGGGAGGGGGCGTGGAGGACGGTCGATCTGTCCGGGTTGGCCGAGCGCGGCTGCCCGACCTGCCGCGGCACGGACCACCCGTGGCTCGACGGTCGCCTCGGCGGCGGCACCGCCGTGCTCTGCGGGCGCGACGCGGTGCAGGTCGCCCCCGCCGCGGGAGCCCGGGTCGATCTCGAGGCGTTCGCGAGGCGTGCCGAGGCTCTCGGCCGGGTGACCGCCAACCCCTGGATCGTGCGCGTCGTCGTCGAGCCGGGGATCGAGTTGGCGGTGTTCGCGGACGGCCGGGCGATCGTCAGCGGGACGCGCGACGAGACGCGGGCGCGGAGCATCGTCGCCCGCAGCCTGGGCGTGTGA
- a CDS encoding ABC transporter permease, with product MTPSGPAAGGWLPPRTELALLAAIVVVFVGTGWLDPNGTYFTSWAESRDIILRNTALLGIIALGAAVVIIAGGIDLSAGSMVAFSATTCALILTLCADADDRRLVTVGPVGIALAVGGAMLSGLLVGTLHTWLITSIRLPPFVATLATLVGLRSFARAMCLYVTRTRWGSESQQINVNTPFFAWLKEHNVWITTATFLGLAVVTWIVLSRTVLGRHLYALGGNEQAARLSGIRTENVKWFAYCFSSLTAALAGIFLMADSSVAQPGQLARGYELNAIAAAVVGGCSLQGGVGTVSGTVLGALFLRVVIDAVSKLIKASADVYEGMIVGIIVALAVTLTQFGQLARTGRALFPGTRGLAAIPTIATFAALLATMGAANVEGLAGRTGLLGLAVGIAVLGLLGAVRWMEGRRSP from the coding sequence ATGACACCCTCCGGCCCCGCGGCGGGCGGCTGGCTGCCGCCGCGCACCGAGCTCGCCCTGCTGGCGGCGATCGTCGTCGTCTTCGTCGGCACCGGCTGGCTCGACCCCAACGGCACCTACTTCACTTCCTGGGCCGAGAGCCGCGACATCATCCTCCGCAACACGGCGCTGCTGGGCATCATCGCCCTCGGGGCCGCGGTCGTGATCATCGCCGGCGGCATCGACCTGTCGGCGGGGTCGATGGTGGCGTTCAGCGCCACCACCTGCGCGCTGATCCTCACGCTCTGCGCCGACGCCGACGACCGGCGCCTCGTGACCGTCGGCCCGGTGGGAATCGCACTGGCGGTCGGCGGCGCGATGCTGTCGGGGCTCCTCGTCGGCACGCTCCACACCTGGCTGATCACCTCGATCCGCCTTCCCCCGTTCGTCGCCACGCTCGCCACGCTCGTCGGCCTGCGCAGTTTCGCACGGGCGATGTGCCTGTACGTCACCCGCACGCGCTGGGGGAGCGAGTCGCAGCAGATCAACGTCAACACGCCGTTCTTCGCCTGGCTCAAGGAGCACAACGTCTGGATCACCACCGCGACCTTCCTCGGCCTCGCGGTGGTCACCTGGATCGTCCTCTCCCGAACCGTCCTCGGCCGGCACCTGTACGCACTCGGCGGCAACGAGCAGGCGGCCCGGCTGAGCGGAATCCGCACCGAGAACGTCAAGTGGTTCGCCTACTGCTTCAGCAGCCTGACCGCGGCCCTGGCCGGGATCTTCCTGATGGCCGACAGCAGCGTCGCCCAGCCGGGCCAGCTGGCCCGCGGCTACGAGCTCAACGCCATCGCGGCCGCCGTCGTCGGCGGCTGCAGCCTCCAGGGGGGCGTGGGCACGGTGAGTGGCACGGTCCTCGGGGCGCTGTTCCTCCGCGTCGTCATCGACGCCGTCTCGAAGCTCATCAAGGCCAGCGCCGACGTCTACGAGGGGATGATCGTCGGGATCATCGTGGCCCTGGCGGTGACGCTCACGCAGTTCGGGCAGCTCGCCCGGACGGGGCGGGCGCTGTTTCCCGGAACACGCGGCCTGGCGGCGATCCCCACCATCGCCACGTTCGCCGCCCTGCTGGCGACGATGGGGGCGGCGAACGTCGAGGGACTCGCCGGCCGCACCGGTCTGCTCGGCCTGGCGGTCGGGATCGCCGTGCTCGGCCTGCTCGGGGCGGTGCGCTGGATGGAGGGGCGGCGCAGCCCATGA
- a CDS encoding flavin reductase family protein, giving the protein MASSTAGGGCRSGSTGIGAVTDGGVGPAAAAAAGQPRGWVRIAWARTGCDTLGAGRGSAEERSAIDPRAAHADFTIADRSRRRRASSPHRRQFGQPGHFPRIAAAPRRPRVPTSPGFGIHPMSPPPSRDPAPAPPQAPAPAETIEPLAAALGRIPSGLFVIAWRDGCGDRAMLASWVMQAAFTPPMISVAIASSRDLLAAVSSGTDFVLNIVGEAHKPLAGRFSRPAAAGEEPFAGLAVERVAGIAALVDAVGWLHCRGVARAESGDHAVVIARILAGASAGTGQPLVHLRRHGLRY; this is encoded by the coding sequence ATGGCGTCGTCGACGGCCGGAGGCGGGTGCAGGAGCGGTTCGACTGGCATCGGTGCGGTGACGGACGGCGGGGTGGGCCCGGCGGCGGCGGCCGCCGCTGGTCAGCCACGGGGGTGGGTGCGAATTGCGTGGGCCCGAACCGGGTGCGACACTCTAGGGGCCGGTCGGGGATCGGCTGAAGAGAGATCGGCGATCGACCCCCGCGCGGCGCACGCTGATTTCACGATCGCTGACCGGTCGCGGCGCCGGCGGGCGTCTTCCCCCCACCGCCGGCAGTTTGGGCAACCAGGACACTTTCCCAGGATCGCTGCCGCCCCTCGCCGTCCCCGCGTCCCCACTTCACCAGGTTTCGGGATCCACCCGATGTCCCCTCCTCCGTCACGTGACCCGGCCCCAGCCCCACCGCAAGCGCCGGCGCCGGCCGAGACCATCGAGCCGTTGGCGGCGGCGCTCGGAAGGATCCCCAGCGGACTGTTCGTGATCGCCTGGCGCGACGGGTGCGGCGATCGGGCGATGCTCGCCAGCTGGGTGATGCAGGCGGCATTCACGCCCCCGATGATCTCGGTCGCGATCGCCTCGTCGCGCGATCTGCTCGCCGCGGTCTCCTCGGGAACCGACTTCGTGCTCAACATCGTCGGCGAGGCGCACAAGCCGCTCGCCGGGAGGTTCTCGCGCCCCGCTGCGGCCGGCGAGGAGCCGTTCGCCGGGCTCGCCGTGGAGCGCGTCGCCGGGATCGCCGCGCTGGTCGACGCGGTCGGCTGGCTCCACTGCCGCGGCGTGGCCCGCGCCGAGAGCGGCGACCATGCCGTCGTCATTGCCCGGATCCTCGCGGGGGCCTCGGCAGGCACCGGACAGCCACTGGTGCACCTCCGACGGCATGGGCTACGTTACTGA